Within Helicoverpa zea isolate HzStark_Cry1AcR chromosome 17, ilHelZeax1.1, whole genome shotgun sequence, the genomic segment aaaaacgtattatttttcgaGACAGAACGTGTTTTTAGGAGAATTAAAATGGATcgcaaaaatattattgcactgctgttattgttaaatagatataaaagaaaaataagattCTATTGCATCCATTTATTACgattactagcgacccgcttcGGCTTTGCACGAGATAACCGTATTTCCCTACCATTTAATGTGTGTTATTAGGTATACGTATAAACCTTCCTCTATAATCagtctatctattaaaaaaacgtatgaaaatcggttgcgtagttttgaacaTTTAAGGGTtgcttttcacacagaccggaacCGATCGGCTGTGTGAGCGggagcatgcaatcggagccaaacgtctgcaagactgagaaaaagtacgcgatgGGAGCCGGTCagctcttattatttcacactaagcgccttcgagcatttttaatgagaaaagcagtgcacatgcaaaaataaaccttactacaaatgcTAAGAACTCGGATTTCAaagtgttaagaatttgctctcctctccgagccggtctgtccgAACGGACCCTAAGAAAAGCcctaagcgtacaaagggacagaaaaagcgactttgtgataaaaaaaatgacttaaaatattCTGGGTTTCATACCTGATATTGAAGAAATTTACCAAATTCAAAGCAGATGTCGATGTGCTCTGTAAGATCTCTTTCTTTTCCGTTCTTCACTAAAAGCAGAGATACGAGTAGGGGCATTCTGAACGAGAAATAGGATGCTTTTTGAATAGCGATGGCATTGAATCTGTCCATGTTGaattcttcaaaattatttttctccTTACTGTAACTTGATGTGTAATCTAAATATTGTCCTATGCTAGTGTACATGGCTgtctgtaaaaagtttttaatgttagGAATTTTGGAAACAGttcccaataaataattttgtctcAAATAAAGACACAAGTCTTTAGGAGAGATTGTATATGTataaggccggcaatacacggaccgcttgaagcagtcaggagCTACAGCTTCAAGTTGTCGACACAGTGAACTGCATCGTTTTATGGACTCGGGAAgtcgacagcttgaagctgtcgcccctgtctgcttcaagcggtccgtgtattgccggccttatacatatcttctatacatataataaatctgtaaaaaaacggtgtctgtacattgaatatattaaaaaaataataattgggtggggtttagaaacagtaatggagcacaaatccaaaaaaaaattctgtctgtttgtctgtatgtctgtttgtttgtacacgctaatcttccgaactactgaacggatttcaatgattttttctttgttgtatcagtattaagcctggtcaacatataggctataatttatcttcgaaacttgaagacctgatgcagaactccaacagactaacaaaactataagagatacaaaaatggtgccgtggcaaaaattgtttcatgtgatgagcattttcagctgagataataaattttaagatctggaacacctgatgtggaaccccaagagcccagcttctctgtaccatatacaggtatgacgttttagcgaaagttgttcaatttgataagcactttctattgacttatacaaattgaagatctaaaacacctgatgtggaactccaggggcccagctagactatagcatatagaggtatgacgttttagcaaaagttgttcaatctgataagcactctctattgacgtataaacatcgaagatctggaacacctgatgtggaacttcaagagcaatactacacttgaaatgtatagaaatgaatgttatgaaataggtatcaaaaaaagtaattagtccgtcttttagataaccctaaaataatggacacgtatttttcttttctctctctcacaaacaaataataacgaagatacaacaacgcttgaatttcgtgttaagtcactgcttagtacaaattttacatatctagacgtgacgtcacgagcccccattttcgactttgttgcgttatatctcattattattttgtatgtctcttccagacctcgggactacagagttccgaatttttgggaggcaaacgtggggccgaagccaacacgctgaagcccttttgagacaactttaatgaaatggtgacacaaaaccgacgattattcctttatacactatagaaatgaacccaaggacaatccccggtggacgtcgttaaaaaaagacaatccccggttctgtgctaaactattgctaactatggaggaaaactacttgggctattgtgatgggatgttagtggatgacaatgtattaggtaccttcatgtaaaaatggcaggtggagactcgccacctcacttactgggcccccgggaaccagtcactgaatagcaacaagagggcaacagggacatgagcggctgaagggtgaggatacctcggcggactttaaacgcagattacgcgctccctttGCTTACCATgtggcacctaccctccgagcggagAGAGAGGAGAAGagctcagtatatatagccccgcggggtcgctactccccgtcatcagcctcagatatcctgcggtgcctatatctcattattattgtcgttattatctcaagagcctttgtcccaattatgttagggtcgacttccaatcacgatgcaactgagtaccagtgttttacaaggagcgactgcctatctgacctccacaacccggttacccgctcaacccaacaccccttggtaagacttactggcttctgactacccataacgactgccaagaatgttcaatgacagccggaacctacagttttacatcccctccaaataacggtcattggtatccaaaatatacgtagaaagtacatacgaacttagaaaagttgcattggcaggcacttgtcagacctggaatcaaagacgcacactcatacttgagagattggttctctacccactaagtcaccacaactttgtcatctatttaatgtttttttacgtaataatacgtgtaatatttttgccacacacaacttaaatgcggactaattagaatcactacttttatccctatggtcacgtctattgcggttcagttctcagcgttttgtttagtctgctgtgcttttgctgttaaagtacaaaaattaaatatatggaacgtttctaatggttatgcgtattccgttgttttcaagtcaacgggcccttaaaattcaacatcagacttttcagatctttgattttgctgaccccgtagtcgctggcataagggacaggatccgcgtacgaagtggcgggcagaagctagtaataaataaaggaCTATCTAACTAATCATCCCTATGGTCTTACTGTTTCGGGAATGaatttaatagaaattaatttCAGTTACATATTTTCGTATAAAGGCTCCTTTTCCAAGTAGCATAATCTAATATAAAGGTACTTACATCATTAATAATCTTTATCAAATCCACATAATAAGGTTCTTTCCCGAAGTTCATTTGCAGGACTTCCATCAGACAGAGATATATGAGCATGCAGTCATTAGTTGCCGACGTGCCAACCTCTGGTCGTAGGTACCAGCATGTCTGGCCATGGCGACTCGTCGATGCGTCTAATATGTCATCCGCAGACTGTAGACTTGCCTGTaactgtttataaacaatttttttttacattcaagGTTGCAATGTCGTCATGGCCAGTACTATGTTGGTCTTCTCCTACTTAGGTTATTGATAAATCTTTTGTTAGTACACAGTAATTAAGGAAGATGCATCTGCAATATCAATCGTTTGAGTAAATTGGGACGGTCATTTCTTCCTCAAAGTAAGTAGGTGtataacgtaggtacctattttatttttgatcatTTTTATATTGCCATTTCCAGGATTCTTATCAATGAGGATAGTGGAGAAATTTGTGTCGATAGATGTTAGTGTAGAAATCCCTGACATGggctatatataaaaataaaatcttcaattaattaattatcattaatttaaaactagTTTATGGGAATGTTCGTACTTACAAATTCTAAGCACCATCCTAGAAATCGTGCTGTGTGCAGTTTTTTTTCTACGAAGTACTTTGGATCTTCCATTATCTGATAGCCGAAGGGAACAGATAATCCGGTGCCACGTTTTCCTCCGTGCATTGTGTAATCTAACATCTatgttaataaagaaaataaatctacTTTAGAGACATTTCAAAAGAAGGAGATGAGTATGACTGTCTTCTTGAAAGGCCAGCAAGGAGTAGGTATTTAAACTTTTGACAACAAAAACGTACCTAAACGTTTTTTACTTGGTAGCTGAATAATTTATTAGACAAAAAGTTGTCAGGAATGGGGGAGCCACACCGAATCACCTTTAaatgattgaaataaaaaatacagctcTAAAGTGTATCCCCCACCTACATATTAAGACACCTGAATCATGATTACTCACCTCTTTGATCCTGGTACCAACTTCAGGCAATTGTTTCGTGAACTTAGGACTAGACATTAAGGATTTCATCACTTCGGGTCGGACTTCATCAAATTTCTTATAATTTATATCCGATTTGAAAGTTATTGGTGTACTTAATTTAACCGGTGTCTTATGTAATGTCCTTATTTggttgaaaaataatgttttgcgGAGCAATAACGCCATTTTGGCTGACTCGTTGGAGGAAGGgcgataaatgaaaaaaaattgttaaaatgcTATATTTACAGCCTACCTACATGTTTACGTAGGCtgtaaatactattaaaaaaataaaatgatgttaAATGATGTCATTATAACAACCATAGTTTGGGGTGACAAACCATTTGTTAAGAGATAACATCTCAATTGCTAggcatcaatttatttttatgcgatGACTAGGGTTGCCAAAATTTCTTCAGCGAAATTTagtattttccaaaaaaatatatacaatatggtactttgaaaaaatatatagtattttatggaaatgacaaaaaaacgaGCTTGCGAAATCTGGGTTTTAGGGAccttacgtgtatttcaaaaggttttaacGACTGAAATATGTTACACGCACCAATAGGGTTGGCTAAATATGCGTAAGAGTGTATttcaaatttgaattttggagaattgctaagAAAGTGGTTAAACCTTGTTCTGGACTATTTCCCGGCAGAAAATTCGTCGGCGTTTTCGATGTGGTTTTCAAGAAATTTATAATGCAGTTTTGAGACCCGTTCTGctaaatcattaattttttgaaaaaatattcacatttaaGTAAAATAGTTTTCTGTGTCCATGCACGTTGGATGTACAATATGTGCTTGCGTTCCTATCATACCTAGTGATATGAAGTCACCACTTTGATGAGGTTCGcgaacataatttttaaataaagtgtatCTTAGATTTTGGTGTTGAATATATAGTATTTTTGcatactatatattttttaaactgtaGATATACCTATAGTACGTAGACTAAGAAACATAATTCAATACTATTTTGGGTGTTTCGTACcttatcacattaaatcctatcacatatacctacttaacctTCTGCAACTGAGGTGAGTTTATAGTCAACATTCGACTGAGGCGTAGTCTGTCAGGCGTCACTATATACAGCATGATTCGCTTATAACTTTCAGAAATATTAGAGccctagttttattttatgattaatgGGTGTATagtataactagcttctgccagcgacttcgtccgcattaaattcggactttgtgtaaagagaggaagaaataagtTTTAAACACCAGCCAATCCAATTCtcaatctatgcgtacctaccACTACTTCacctaaaaagaaataaaatgtaagctATTGTATTATTACAAATGAACGAATATTTACCAAAATAACGAATTCttgcctattttataaaataacaacaaaagcaagtttaaaataaattataaggttTGTTAATTTCAATTATCGTCAgtcaataaggttgaacactcTAAACGTCTATTCGCACCAATCGcatcaacagccaaatattgtatgaagctcgcgcagccaccgcgccgcgaacCGCGTCGAACGCGGCGACCgttacacaaaaatgatccttatttATAGCATGAtattcacgcgcgatggcttattaccgtaggtatttcatgtataactttggtttttctttaccgatttatatgattctttttttattgaataggtaatgATGTTAACCTTTATTATTTAGTGTGAGTAAGAGTGTTAGAAacgtaatagtagacaaatattatcagaaagctccgaactactaagctatcgagagttacacgtgttattgtgagtcaaccataaaaggtaGACATATGATGTCAGGGgatgttttttacataattttaaggagaacatttccgtcatagtACATGGTTTCGaggtagctttaaccattaaggctgcacacgcaacggaagcttaaaaaatggagtgacttctcccgttttcccaacatttcccttcactgctctACTCCtgttgatcgtagcgtgatgaaatattctataacctgcccaggagtgtgaagaataattgtaccaagtttcgttaaaatccatgaagtagtttttgtttctataacgagcatacagacagacagacagacagacagacagacagacagacaaaaattttactgattgcatttttggcatcagtatcgatcattaatcaccccctgatagttttttttggaaatatattcaatgtacagaattgacctctctacagatttattataagtatagatgaaataaaaataaataagctttctcaaaacaaaaaacaagttTAGGACGGAATCATTTATTGAGATCAGTATTTTCATTACTTTTACGCTTAAActtacaaaactattaaaaaaaaaaccggaaTTATAAAACTGTTCATTAATCTTTTAAGCATTATCTTATAGctctaaaacaaaaaatcaacaagaaaTAACGGTTCAATAAGGCACAAATCAGTCTCAAAGTAAACCTTAAATCTAAAGCGTAAGATTACAGTCTTGACATAGTGGAGAAGAACATTGTAGACAAATTGGCATTTTGCATGCGCAACAGTGGTCCCTTGTTTGCCTCTTCAATCTACTGGGGCATAGGCTGCATAGTTTCCTCCCTGCAGGACCTGGTAGCTGAGCCACGGGTGGAGGGGGAGGCAAATCATTGCCTAAAACTCGCGTTATAGTAAGACGGAGTTCTCTGGGCAATCTGTCATTATAAACGCGTTCTTTTAAGCCAGGAAGAACCAATTCTCTTGCCAAAGATAGTAAAAAGTCTCCTCTTCGCAGCTTGGTGCCTGGACAAGACCTTCTTAGACCTTCCTTTTAAGACTGGTCACCACAAACTAAAGAGCTGAGGGGCTCCTCGTCTTCAGAGTTAAAATCACTCTCGCTCGATTGGGTATTCTGTTCCTCGAGGTCTTCGTTTTCCTCTTGCTGTACACTGTTTTCTTCCACATAATTAGGGTCTTCTACCGAATCATCAAAGTGGCTAAACTCGTGTTCTTCTTCTAATTCATTAAGCCAATCCTCAATCTGCTCATCATCATTTGTATATCTTCCACTGCTGTCTCGTTTTGGTGCCCTACTATCTATGCTTTGAGTGGccatctaaaaaaatatgaatgttgtCTGAGAGACACTATACTGTTACTGATGAAACGACTCACAGACACTATGAacctaaaaatatattgggtaGGTGACGTCTTTCAGAATCAACGTTTATTGCTGTACTTACGTCTGTGAGACACCGGCTGTCGACAACTCCAAACGTACACACCGCTGCGCTGCCCGCGCCTCACTGACcgttaggcctctgcctcgaattttgcgggcagcggggcggcagcggcggcggcgcgggagcggcagtatcttacgcgtatattcatatggaccggccctcgaatacagtggcgcgggagcggcgcggcggcgggcaacgagcggtgcgctccagtcaagcggtgaacGCCCGCGTTGGGCATCTGCATTGTAGgtatagtgttatacattttttttgtgacgtatcaaaatgtgttcggacgtgcaagagctaattatttcggccatctttgagaggacacccatatggaacagcaaacacaacagaacacaacactacactgctatagtgccgcgcgatctgcccgctagtttcgagaacaggtatccgttgcccgccccgctcccgcgccgccgccgctgccgccccgctgcccgcaaaattcgaggcagaggccttagcGCGAGCCGTTACAGGAAGGTACTGAGCGAGACAGAGCTGCATCACGCCATATTACCATTTGGCGACGTATTTTGTGATTGGTGGTGTCCGATAGACTACCACCTCAGTCGCAGAAGGTTAAGTACAttatattctatggcgaattgtaaaaaaaaaataacctaattcattcagtggtttggccacaggagtcatttttcgttttcataatttacaacatcatggtGTAAAGCAGAGAatataaagttaggagtatcaaatgtgtgacagctgtcagttttcaagggagaattttcGTTGTTTCGCGAGCTCGTTTTTTTGTTTATCCATAAAATACTATGTAgttttcaatgtatttttttttggaaaataatatatttcgcTGAAGAAATTTTGGCAACCCTAGTCATcgcataaaaaaaattaatgccTAGCAATTAAGATGTTGTTGCAATCTCCTAACAAATAGTTTGACACCCTATTCCTATGGTTGTTATAATGGCACCATTTAAGACgtcattatattttaatcataCCTAAACATGTAGGCTGtaaatagacaatttttttttttcatttatcgcCCTACCTTCAACGAGTCAGCCAAAATGGCGTTATTGCTCCACAAAACCTTATTTTTCAACCAAATAAGGACATTACATAAGACACCGGTTAAATTAAGTATACCAATAACTTTCAAATGGGATGTAAATTATAAGAAATGGGATGAAGCAAAAATTTTGCATTTTACAATTAGTACCCACTGCTGTTTGTGGTGGGTCAATAATACTACCCCTATACACGATTAAATAAAGCAATGTTATgtataacattatatttttggaatatACTACGATAGAACCCAAATTCTagttatttaattcacgttgtGAAATGTTTAAAAACCTAATAGTTGTTAAACCTGCCTCGTTGCtttagtggtcgcaagcgcggctgctgttctcgaggtctcgggtgCGATTcacgggtcgggccgaaatcgctttgtgagttttcttgaactttcacaaagcagcccgaggtctggaagttggtgattgattcacccgtgcatcggagagcacgtaaatgtcgatccTGCCTCTTTCCGGCGCCTGAtatctttccggtcgtgtcggattgccgtcccatcgggttatgagagtgaaggaatagggagtgcacctgtgtctgcgcaaatgctcgtgcactacaatatgtcttgcgcagctggctgatctccttaaatgagaacagccgccgtgcgtggccgaaatcggccgtggacgccattagtTGTTAAACGTTTTATGTCCAATCTAAAATgaatgtttagtttttaatgatTCTACAGTTAAATTAATCTTAACCATATTTACCTATAGGATGCCTTATGGGTGGTATACACAAATGAACTGcgtaatcaaaacaatttaatttgacAAAATGCATCAATTCACCGATTGTATTATTCACTATTATTATATCGATAACTTAATAAGCTCTCTGTCGGCACACCTCTAATATTTgcaaaaagtattgtatctcTCCTTCAGTGGGCAAAGTATAAATTCGCCGtttcatattttcataaaaagaatGTTCGAACTCAGCGTACATTTTATCCATTTGCAATTCATCATAAAGCTGCTTGATTTGCTTAACATGTTCAGGGTCTTTGCTGCCGTAGTATTCTTTGAAAATAGAACGTTGAGCTTCGTTGCAGCGCTCCAGCGCTGTTATGGCAATCCAGGAGAGTTTACCTTCTTGAATATCTGTGCCATCTTTTCCATAGGTAGCTTTGTCCCAGTAGACGTCTTTGAAGtcgttctttaaaaaaaatacctatgatTTTACGAGACAGGGATACCTACACAAGGGATTTATTTACCTAGGCACTTCAAGTTACTccaatttgtaaaattttaccaatcaaCATTGAACCTTAGGCCtccaatacacggaccgcttgaagctgTCAGGGGCCCGAATCAGTTGCTACTGCTCGAGCGTTTCCtgtatgtgcgtccatagaactctgcagGTCACTGTGTAGCTTGAAACTGTCGCCTGTGACTAGGGTTACCATGTGACAGTTTTTGGATGGAgacattacagaaaaaaaatctgcCAGTTTCATCTCTATTTTGGCACAAAATGCAAACGTAGAACTTACATTTTCTCTCGTCAACGCCCAGTGgagtaaagaaaagaaaaattataagaattaaacaggaaaattacaaaattgagTTATGTGAAGAtttcgggtgtgtcgtacctaatcacattaaattaaaaacgttaatatactggttatatatgtcgattagcacaaaggaaaaaaataaaatacgtgaaaataaaaaataaaaattatcaaacaaagtaaatagaataaaaatatgcgaGACTTAGAACACCAtgtaagagtcagtcattacaaacaactgaaattctcccttgaaaactgacagctatcaagtggtcaaaacattcgatactcttaactatctctgctttacatgatgttgtaatttatgaaaacgaaaaatgactcttgtagctaaaccactgaatggattaggtaatttttttacaattcgccataaaatatcataaagtatatgtgatttaatgtgattaggttaCACAGCCGATAtataagaaaagaaagaactataaaaagaaaatatcagtAATAAATATCCTTCTTCATTATAATCTGTCGGTTTTTACTTATTACCTACAGCGTTTTGCTTTAGACAGGCATTTTTCTGAAAATTCAAGCATTTGAGATTCTATGGACAGGCCCGCTATTTGCATAAGGTAACCCTACCCCTGACTGCTTCATGTATTGCCGGCCTTATTGTGTCGAGATACAGTGTAAAATCAATTTAACATATCTGTTGCTTGattattgcttatttatttaaatttaggaCTCCCACACGAAACTGCGATGCAATGCGATTTTGTGCGGCAGCCCGTTTGGTACGGTAACTATACTTTCAAGTGTAGTCAGCCGTATGTACGTGTTtttaggttcgattccaggtcaggcaagaatCAATGCAACGTTTCTACGTTTGTACCCATgttctttttaagtatatcttggacaccaatgactgtgtttcggatggcacgttaaactgtgggtccaggctgtcagtgaacatcagcggcagtcgttacgggtagtcagaagccagtaagtctgacaaccagtcataccaaggggtattgggttgcccgtgtaacagagttgaggaggtcagatagggcagtcgctccttgtaaaacactgatattcAGCTgtacccggttagactggaagtcgaccccaacatagttgggaaaaggccggGAGATGATGATCGACATGCCCCATGCTCACAAAAACGATACAATGGAAGGTATGGTTACGGGTTGTCGGACAAAATCGCATCGCAGAAATTCATGTGGGAGCCTTTATTGCTTGATCTGCTGGCGAAAGACTACTTAAAATATTCTGGGTTTTATACCTGATATTGTAGAAGTTTACCAACTTCAAAGCAGATGTTGATTTGCTCTGTAAGATCTCTTTCTTTTCCGTTCTTCACTAAAAGCAGAGATACGAGTAAGGGCATTGTGAAGAAGAAATAGGCACCTTTTTGTATAACGATGGTATTGAATCGGTCCATGTTGAATacttccaaattatttttttccttactgTAACTTGATGAGTACTCTAAATATTGTCCTATTCCTGTGTACATGGCTGTctgtaaaggttttttttatgttatacatataatacataAAGGACTATCTAAGTTATCATAGTCTTACGGTTTCGGGaatgaattcaataaaaaatattttcaattacata encodes:
- the LOC124638398 gene encoding farnesyl pyrophosphate synthase 2-like isoform X1 encodes the protein MALLLRKTLFFNQIRTLHKTPVKLSTPITFKSDINYKKFDEVRPEVMKSLMSSPKFTKQLPEVDTRIKEMLDYTMHGGKRSTGLSVPFGYQIMEDPKYFVEEKLHTARFLGWCLEILHANLLTIDDILDANTTRRGLTCWYLRPEVGTSATNDSMLIYLCLMEVLQINFEKEPYYVDLIKIIHDTAMYTGIGQYLEYSSSYSKEKNNLEVFNMDRFNTIVIQKGAYFFFTMPLLVSLLLVKNGKERDLTEQINICFEVGKLLQYQNDFKDVYWDKATYGKDGTDIQEGKLSWIAITALERCNEAQRSIFKEYYGSKDPEHVKQIKQLYDELQMDKMYAEFEHSFYENMKRRIYTLPTEGEIQYFLQILEVCRQRAY
- the LOC124638489 gene encoding farnesyl pyrophosphate synthase 2-like is translated as MALLLRKTLFFNQIRTLHKTPVKLSTPITFKSDINYKKFDEVRPEVMKSLMSSPKFTKQLPEVGTRIKEMLDYTMHGGKRGTGLSVPFGYQIMEDPKYFVEKKLHTARFLGWCLEFLQASLQSADDILDASTSRHGQTCWYLRPEVGTSATNDCMLIYLCLMEVLQMNFGKEPYYVDLIKIINDTAMYTSIGQYLDYTSSYSKEKNNFEEFNMDRFNAIAIQKASYFSFRMPLLVSLLLVKNGKERDLTEHIDICFEFGKFLQYQNDYKDVYWDKATAGKDGTDIQEGKLSWIALTALERCNEAQRSIFKEYYGSKDPEHVKQIKQLYNEMQMDKVYAEFEHSFYENMKRRIYTLPTEGEIQYFLEILEVCRRRLY